In Carya illinoinensis cultivar Pawnee chromosome 16, C.illinoinensisPawnee_v1, whole genome shotgun sequence, a single window of DNA contains:
- the LOC122298862 gene encoding uncharacterized protein LOC122298862: protein MTTSEDDRNEIPELEDASDDDGVEYPVTSESLVASMATQHNNYKCRGWPSVHNPEDQQESPRDSENLVDVATHLIEAFTSGQTAMQVQVPHLTAFDRFCKQHPPLLDADNWLERLEKIFSVISCTEEQKVEFTAYNLVDVANGWWKATHGFIQQELGEATPISWNKFKEAFNDWFFPVSIREAKAREFVDLKQGTMTVRQYASKFVELLRFAPHLVHTEALKAEKFERGLNPRIMDSLLALKIRKFADLEDRAVILEENLRVRAREFNQRKRPFYAMEQNKGKRPMYSPMPKPIQVVKPPQRGTTAPHPACQNCGKCHAGKCLMGTNICFKCGKIGHLARECTVLVAPNTQVQNQGQKNPTPTRVFTLTFDDADTYPNLVTGILPLFSHCALVLFDYGATHSFISHKYACLRERAPKPLEPVMSVSSPLRKSMICQFVLKGCAIKIQDRHLLADLILFDMEFDVILGMDWLSQYHASLECFKKEVIFRPPGELEFRFYVAAKSIMPKVISALKATTMLRKGCAGFLASLVMPQPNGPKLQNIEVVKDFPDVFPDELPGLPPNREIEFSIDIIPGTAPISKMPYRMAPVELMELKDQLQELLEKGFIRPSVSPWGAPVLFVKKKDGSLRLFIDYRELNRVTVKNRYPLPRIDDLFDQLQGSQVFSKIDLRSGYHQLKIKAEDIPKTAFRTRYGHYEFLVMSFGLTNPLAAFMDLMNRVFQKYIDQFVIVFIDDILIYSRTPEEHVKHLEVVLQVLREKKLYAKLNKCEFWLQKISFLGHIISKDGISVDIAKLEAIVEWPRPKTIQEIRSFLGLAGYYRRFVGGFSRIAVPLTTLTRKGEEFIWTTECEKRFQELKEKLVTATILTIPLGTEGFVIYSDASHKGLGCVLMQHGKVVAYASRQLKDYERNYPTHDLELAVVVFALKIWRHYLYGEHCVIYTDHKSLKYFFTQKELNMRQRRWLELLKDYDCNINYHPDKANVVVDALSWKSSSGTLRSMYTPQKFVLLDMEKLGVEMVKDVQARLNSLVLGPTILDQIKAAQSEDLNLQKIKADVLEGKQPDFVISGDGSLRFKGRLCVPAKKELRDLILREAHRSLYTVHPGSTKMYRDLRQHYWWSGMK, encoded by the exons TATGGCAACGCAACACAATAACTATAAATGTCGAGGGTGGCCCAGTGTCCATAATCCTGAAGATCAACAAGAATCTCCTAGAGATTCAGAAAACCTTGTGGATGTGGCAACTCACCTTATAGAGGCTTTCACTAGTGGGCAAACCGCCATGCAAGTACAAGTCCCACATCTGACTGCTTTTGATCGCTTCTGCAAACAGCATCCTCCGTTGTTAGATGCAGATAATTGGTTAGAGCGCTTGGAGAAAATTTTCAGTGTAATCAGCTGTACCGAGGAACAAAAGGTAGAATTTACAGCATATAACTTGGTTGATGTGGCCAATGGGTGGTGGAAGGCCACTCACGGATTTATTCAGCAGGAATTGGGTGAAGCTACCCCTATATCAtggaataaatttaaagaggCATTTAATGACTGGTTCTTTCCTGTATCCATTCGAGAGGCCAAGGCCCGAGAGTTTGTTGACTTGAAACAAGGGACAATGACAGTGAGACAGTATGCATCAAAATTTGTGGAGTTGTTGAGATTTGCCCCACACTTGGTCCACACCGAGGCACTAAAGGCCGAGAAGTTTGAGCGAGGCCTAAACCCCAGAATTATGGACTCCCTTCTTGCATTGAAAATTAGAAAGTTCGCGGACTTGGAAGATAGAGCAGTGATACTTGAGGAGAATTTACGAGTCCGGGCAAGGGAATTCAATCAAAGGAAGAGGCCATTTTATGCCATGGAGCAAAATAAGGGCAAGAGACCTATGTACAGCCCGATGCCCAAGCCAATCCAAGTGGTCAAACCTCCCCAACGTGGTACAACAGCGCCTCACCCCGCATGCCAAAACTGTGGCAAATGTCATGCCGGGAAGTGCCTTATGGGGACTAACATTTGCTTTAAATGTGGTAAGATAGGTCATTTGGCACGGGAGTGTACAGTGCTTGTGGCCCCTAATACTCAAGTGCAGAATCAAGGGCAGAAGAATCCAACACCGACTCGAGTTTTCACGTTAACATTTGATGATGCTGATACTTATCCTAATTTGGTAACAGGTATTCTTCCCCTGTTTTCACATTGTGCTTTAGTACTATTTGATTATGGTGCTACGCATTCATTTATATCCCATAAATATGCATGCCTGAGGGAGAGAGCACCTAAACCTCTTGAGCCAGTGATGTCTGTTTCTTCACCTCTCAGGAAATCCATGATTTGTCAGTTTGTGTTGAAGGGTTGCGCGATAAAGATACAAGATCGACATCTCCTTgctgatttgatattatttgataTGGAGTTCGATGTGATTTTGGGCATGGATTGGTTGTCTCAATACCATGCTAGCTTGGAGTGCTTCAAGAAGGAAGTAATCTTTAGACCACCAGGTGAGTTAGAGTTCCGTTTCTATGTTGCGGCTAAGAGTATTATGCCGAAGGTGATCTCTGCATTAAAGGCCACCACTATGTTAAGGAAGGGTTGTGCAGGATTTCTTGCTAGTTTGGTGATGCCACAACCAAATGGGCCTAAGTTGCAAAATATAGAGGTGGTGAAGGATTTTCCTGATGTTTTTCCAGATGAACTACCTGGCTTACCTCCGAATAGGGAGATTGAGTTCTCTATAGATATCATTCCGGGAACGGCACCTATCTCTAAAATGCCATACCGGATGGCACCTGTAGAGCTCATGGAgcttaaggatcaattgcaaGAATTGTTGGAAAAAGGCTTTATTCGCCCTAGTGtatcaccgtggggtgcaccagttctcTTTGTGAAAAAGAAGGATGGGTCGTTGCGACTTTTTATCGATTATAGAGAACTTAATAGG gtGACCGTTAAGAATCGGTATCCTCTAccacggattgatgatttatttgatcaacttcaaggaTCCCAAGTATTTTCAAAGATTGATCTCCGATCAGGGTACCATCAGTTGAAGATTAAGGCGGAGGATATTCCAAAGACTGCTTTTAGAACGAgatatggacattatgaatttttagtgATGTCCTTTGGATTGACTAACCCCCTAGCCGCTTTCATGGACTTGATGAATCGTGTCTTTCAGAAGTATATTGATCAGTTTGtaatagtatttattgatgacattCTTATTTATTCAAGAACCCCGGAAGAACATGTGAAGCATTTGGAGGTTGTTCTTCAAGTTTTGCGGGAGAAGAAATTATATGCTAAGTTGAATAAGTGTGAGTTTTGGTTACAAAAGATTTCTTTTCTTGGCCATATAATTTCAAAGGATGGTATTTCTGTAGATATTGCAAAGTTGGAGGCGATAGTGGAATGGCCTAGACCAAAAACTATTCAAGAAATTAGAAGCTTCCTTGGTCTTGCGgggtattatcgaagatttgttggAGGGTTTTCTCGCATCGCAGTTCCTTTAACGACCTTGACCCGAAAGGGTGAGGAATTCATATGGACTACAGAATGTGAGAAAAGGTTTCAGGAGCTCAAGGAGAAACTTGTGACGGCAACTATTCTTACTATACCTTTGGGTACGGAAGGATTTGTGATATACAGTGATGCCTCACACAAAGGGTTGGGGTGTGTTCTTATGCAGCATGGAAAAGTTGTAGCGTATGCTTCGCGTCAACTTAAGGATTATGAGCGCAACTACCCAACCCATGATTTAGAGTTGGCTGTTGTGGTATTTGCCTTAAAGATATGGCGACATTACCTTTATGGGGAACATTGTGTAATTTATACGGACCACAAGagtctaaaatatttcttcactCAAAAGGAGTTAAATATGAGGCAGCGTAGATGGTTGGAGCTATTGAAAGATTATGATTGTAATATCAACTACCACCCCGACAAAGCTAATGTAGTTGTTGACGCCCTTAGTTGGAAGTCTTCTTCTGGCACTCTTAGGAGTATGTATActccccagaaatttgttcttcTAGATATGGAGAAGCTGGGAGTGGAAATGGTGAAGGATGTACAAGCAAGGCTGAATAGCCTAGTTCTTGGCCCGACAATATTGGACCAAATTAAAGCTGCTCAAAGTGAAGACCTTAACCTCCAGAAGATCAAAGCAGATGTTTTAGAAGGAAAACAACCTGATTTTGTTATTTCTGGTGATGGATCATTGCGATTTAAAGGAAGATTGTGTGTACCAGCTAAAAAGGAACTAAGGGATCTAATATTGAGGGAAGCACATCGGTCTCTATACACAGTGCATCCAGGTAGTACCAAAATGTATCGAGACCTGAGACAACACTACTGGTGGAGCGGAATGAAATGA